Proteins encoded in a region of the Shewanella polaris genome:
- the upp gene encoding uracil phosphoribosyltransferase: protein MKVVEVKHPLVRHKVGLMREADISTKRFRELATEVGSLLTYEATADFETETVTIEGWNGPVTIEQLKGKKVTVVPILRAGLGMMDGVLEHLPSARISVVGIYRDEETLQPIPYFEKIVSNVEERIALVVDPMLATGGSMIATIDLLKKRGCSSIKALVLVAAPEGIKALELAHPDIELYTAAIDDCLNEQGYILPGLGDAGDKIFGTK, encoded by the coding sequence ATGAAAGTCGTTGAAGTAAAACATCCTCTGGTTCGTCATAAAGTCGGTTTAATGCGTGAAGCGGATATCAGCACCAAACGATTTCGCGAACTTGCCACTGAAGTTGGCAGTTTATTAACCTATGAAGCGACAGCTGATTTTGAAACGGAAACGGTAACAATTGAAGGCTGGAATGGCCCTGTTACCATCGAACAACTTAAAGGTAAAAAAGTCACTGTAGTGCCTATTTTACGTGCGGGTTTAGGCATGATGGATGGTGTTCTTGAGCATCTCCCTAGTGCGCGTATTTCTGTTGTCGGTATATATCGTGATGAAGAAACGCTTCAGCCTATACCTTATTTCGAAAAAATAGTCAGTAATGTTGAAGAGCGTATCGCTTTAGTTGTTGATCCAATGTTAGCTACTGGTGGTTCAATGATTGCGACTATTGATTTGTTGAAGAAGCGCGGTTGTAGTTCAATTAAAGCGCTAGTGTTAGTTGCTGCACCGGAAGGTATTAAAGCTCTTGAGCTTGCACATCCTGATATTGAATTATACACAGCAGCAATTGATGATTGCTTAAACGAGCAAGGTTATATCTTGCCTGGTTTAGGTGATGCAGGTGACAAAATATTTGGTACTAAATAA
- the purM gene encoding phosphoribosylformylglycinamidine cyclo-ligase — MTTTTPLSYKDAGVDIDAGNALVNNIKSAVKRTRRPEVMGNLGGFGALCELPTKYKHPVLVSGTDGVGTKLRLAIDYKKHDTVGVDLVAMCVNDLIVSGAEPLFFLDYYATGKLDVETATSVVSGIAEGCFQSGCALIGGETAEMPGMYEGEDYDLAGFCVGVVEKADIIDGTKVKAGDSLIALGSSGPHSNGYSLIRKVLEVSKADPQQDLAGKPLIDHLLEPTKIYVKSLLKLIEQSDIHAMAHITGGGFWENIPRVLPDDCKAVVKGNSWQWPVVFDWLMTNGNIAQHEMFLTFNCGVGMVIALPTNKVDAALALLTAEGENAWLIGEIATRQDDEEQVEII, encoded by the coding sequence GTGACCACTACTACCCCCCTAAGTTACAAAGATGCTGGCGTTGATATTGATGCTGGTAATGCGTTGGTAAACAACATTAAATCTGCGGTAAAACGCACTCGCCGTCCAGAAGTTATGGGCAATTTAGGTGGTTTTGGCGCACTATGCGAATTACCGACTAAATATAAACACCCAGTACTCGTTTCTGGCACTGATGGTGTTGGTACCAAATTAAGATTAGCCATTGATTATAAAAAGCATGACACTGTAGGTGTTGATTTAGTTGCTATGTGTGTCAATGACCTAATTGTTTCAGGTGCTGAGCCACTTTTCTTCCTCGATTACTATGCTACAGGTAAGCTTGATGTTGAAACTGCAACTTCAGTTGTCAGTGGCATAGCAGAAGGTTGCTTCCAGTCAGGTTGTGCATTAATTGGTGGTGAAACGGCTGAAATGCCAGGCATGTACGAAGGCGAAGATTACGATCTTGCCGGATTTTGTGTCGGTGTGGTTGAAAAAGCAGACATTATTGATGGCACAAAAGTCAAAGCGGGTGACTCATTAATCGCTCTTGGCTCAAGTGGTCCTCATTCAAATGGTTACTCGTTAATTCGGAAGGTATTAGAAGTCAGCAAAGCTGATCCACAACAAGACCTTGCCGGAAAGCCCTTAATTGACCATCTACTCGAACCGACAAAAATTTATGTTAAATCTTTATTGAAACTGATTGAACAATCAGACATTCACGCAATGGCGCATATTACCGGCGGTGGATTCTGGGAAAATATCCCACGCGTCCTTCCTGATGATTGCAAAGCAGTCGTTAAAGGTAACTCTTGGCAGTGGCCTGTTGTATTCGACTGGTTAATGACAAACGGTAACATTGCACAACATGAAATGTTTCTAACATTTAACTGTGGTGTCGGTATGGTCATTGCGCTACCTACAAATAAAGTTGATGCAGCATTAGCGTTATTAACTGCTGAAGGCGAAAATGCTTGGTTAATAGGTGAAATTGCAACTCGTCAAGACGACGAAGAGCAAGTGGAGATCATTTAA
- the purN gene encoding phosphoribosylglycinamide formyltransferase — protein sequence MSQSCRVVVLISGSGSNLQAIIDGCDDNLNADVVGVISHKPDAYGLIRAHQSEIDTSCVIPYANEARSDYDARLLKAIEKYQPDLVILAGFMRILTDELVSHFLGKMINIHPSLLPKYTGLHTHQRAIDSGDKEHGASVHFVIPELDAGPVILQAKVPIYPEDNAEVLAERVHEQEHAIYPLVVKWFSLGRLAMTDGKAYLDGELIGLTGYAPD from the coding sequence ATGAGCCAAAGCTGTCGTGTTGTGGTACTGATTTCCGGTAGTGGCAGCAATCTTCAAGCTATCATCGATGGCTGTGACGATAACCTAAATGCTGACGTTGTTGGTGTTATCAGCCACAAACCGGATGCTTATGGATTAATTCGTGCTCATCAAAGCGAAATTGATACCAGTTGTGTTATTCCTTATGCCAATGAAGCTCGCAGCGATTACGATGCGCGCTTATTAAAGGCAATAGAAAAATACCAACCAGATCTGGTTATTCTTGCTGGATTTATGCGTATTTTAACTGATGAATTAGTCAGCCATTTTCTCGGTAAAATGATTAATATCCATCCATCATTATTGCCTAAGTATACCGGATTACACACACATCAACGTGCTATAGACTCAGGGGACAAGGAACATGGCGCTAGCGTTCATTTTGTTATTCCAGAGCTCGATGCTGGTCCAGTGATATTACAAGCTAAAGTCCCTATTTATCCTGAAGATAATGCGGAAGTCTTAGCCGAACGTGTTCACGAACAAGAACATGCCATTTACCCTCTTGTAGTGAAATGGTTCAGCTTAGGACGTTTAGCTATGACAGATGGTAAAGCCTATTTGGATGGAGAGTTAATTGGTCTGACAGGTTACGCACCAGACTAA
- a CDS encoding Na+/H+ antiporter family protein — MNAVVIAVCLMLFLSFIRINVVVALTISAVAAGLVGGLDIHQTIAAFNDGLGGGAQIALSYALLGAFAAALSHSGLTTLISHFIIKKLGKEPNSSNTIVVRWLLLATILLMAVSSQNILPIHIAFIPILIPPLLHVISKLHIDRRLIACIITFGLVTTYMILPIGFGGIFLNDILLANLNTNGLNAIAEQIPKAMLLPATGMVVGLLTAIFISYRKPRQYLIEQPVLNDDVSITISRKSLLVSLSAIVVTLVVQLQTDSMIFGALSGFVIFRFSGIIKHDVSKDLFNQGVLMMANIGFIMIAAAGFAAVVKSTGEVGTLVTSLGDIIGDNKALAALLMLIVGLLITMGIGSSFSTIPIIATIYVPLALSFGFSPAATIALVGTAAALGDAGSPASDSTLGPTAGLNADGQHDHIRDSVIPTFIHYNIPLLIFGWIAAMVL; from the coding sequence ATGAATGCGGTTGTTATCGCGGTTTGCTTAATGTTGTTTTTAAGCTTTATTCGAATTAACGTTGTAGTGGCATTAACAATTAGTGCAGTGGCGGCAGGTTTAGTCGGTGGATTAGATATTCATCAAACAATCGCAGCCTTTAACGACGGCCTCGGTGGCGGTGCTCAAATCGCATTAAGTTATGCATTACTTGGCGCATTTGCTGCTGCGTTGTCGCATTCAGGCTTAACAACATTAATTTCTCACTTTATTATAAAAAAGCTCGGTAAAGAACCCAATAGCAGTAATACTATCGTTGTGCGATGGTTATTATTAGCCACAATATTATTAATGGCAGTTTCATCGCAGAATATTTTGCCTATTCATATCGCCTTTATCCCTATTCTTATTCCACCGTTATTGCATGTCATTTCCAAACTGCATATAGACCGCCGCCTTATAGCTTGCATTATCACATTTGGTTTGGTGACCACGTATATGATATTGCCTATCGGTTTTGGTGGGATTTTTCTTAATGACATTTTGTTGGCAAATTTGAACACCAATGGGTTAAATGCGATAGCTGAACAAATTCCCAAAGCAATGTTATTACCCGCTACAGGCATGGTTGTAGGTTTACTTACCGCTATATTTATTAGTTATCGTAAACCTAGACAATATTTGATCGAACAACCTGTGCTCAATGATGATGTATCAATCACGATCAGCCGTAAAAGCTTGTTGGTTTCACTTTCGGCAATTGTGGTCACTTTAGTGGTTCAGTTACAAACCGACTCAATGATATTTGGCGCCTTAAGTGGGTTTGTTATTTTCCGTTTTTCAGGGATCATTAAACATGACGTAAGTAAAGATCTGTTTAATCAAGGCGTGCTTATGATGGCCAATATTGGTTTTATTATGATTGCAGCGGCAGGTTTTGCTGCTGTAGTAAAATCAACAGGGGAAGTGGGAACACTGGTGACCTCTTTAGGCGACATCATAGGTGACAACAAAGCGTTAGCCGCGTTATTGATGCTAATTGTTGGGTTATTAATTACCATGGGAATTGGATCTTCGTTCTCAACGATTCCAATTATCGCTACCATTTATGTGCCGTTAGCACTTAGCTTTGGTTTTTCTCCCGCGGCTACAATTGCGTTAGTGGGAACTGCTGCGGCGCTTGGTGATGCTGGTTCACCTGCATCAGATTCAACATTAGGCCCCACTGCCGGTCTTAATGCGGATGGTCAACATGACCATATTCGCGACAGTGTGATCCCAACCTTTATTCATTACAACATTCCTTTACTGATATTCGGTTGGATTGCGGCTATGGTGTTGTAA
- the cysB gene encoding HTH-type transcriptional regulator CysB, protein MKLQQLRYIAEVVKHNLNVSSTAENLYTSQPGISKQVRMLEDELGIQIFGRSGKHLTHVTPAGQQVIDIANDILGKVDSIKKVSEEHTQPNQGELNITTTDTQARYALPQIIKEFIKRYPKVNLHMHQGTPSQISEQAARGDADFAIATEAMHLYTDLIMLPCYHWNRSIVVTRDHPLASQSAKISIEDLATYPLVTYVFGFDKASEIEKSFKRANLDPRVVFSATSADVLKTYVRLGLGVGVIASMAIDPAVDNDLVAIDASHLFAHSTTKIGFRRGSFLRSYMYDFMRNFAPHLTRDVVEKAVGLRDQQLIDEMFADMVLPVR, encoded by the coding sequence ATGAAACTGCAACAACTTAGATATATTGCAGAGGTTGTTAAACATAACCTTAATGTGTCATCTACGGCTGAGAATCTTTATACTTCACAACCGGGTATTAGCAAGCAAGTCAGAATGTTAGAAGATGAACTAGGCATTCAAATATTCGGTCGCAGTGGTAAACATTTGACTCATGTGACGCCTGCGGGACAACAAGTTATTGATATTGCCAATGATATACTCGGCAAAGTCGATAGCATCAAGAAAGTGTCCGAAGAACATACTCAGCCTAATCAGGGCGAGTTAAATATTACCACCACTGACACTCAGGCTAGATATGCTCTGCCACAAATAATTAAAGAATTTATTAAGCGGTATCCTAAAGTGAATTTGCACATGCACCAAGGTACGCCATCACAAATTAGTGAGCAGGCTGCTAGAGGCGATGCTGATTTTGCTATTGCTACTGAAGCAATGCATTTATATACCGATTTAATTATGCTGCCTTGTTATCATTGGAATCGCTCAATTGTTGTAACTCGTGATCATCCGCTTGCTAGCCAATCCGCAAAAATCAGCATAGAAGATTTAGCGACGTATCCATTGGTGACTTATGTATTTGGTTTCGATAAAGCGTCTGAAATTGAGAAGTCATTTAAACGTGCAAATCTGGATCCACGAGTCGTGTTTAGCGCAACGAGTGCCGATGTGCTTAAAACCTATGTTCGTTTAGGATTAGGAGTAGGGGTGATTGCTTCTATGGCAATTGATCCGGCGGTAGATAATGATTTAGTCGCGATTGATGCGAGTCACCTGTTTGCTCACAGTACAACTAAGATAGGTTTCCGCCGTGGTAGCTTTTTACGCAGCTACATGTATGACTTTATGCGAAATTTTGCACCGCATTTAACCCGCGATGTAGTTGAGAAAGCGGTTGGACTTCGCGATCAACAATTGATCGATGAAATGTTTGCTGACATGGTGTTACCTGTTCGCTAG